One genomic window of Haloarcula pelagica includes the following:
- a CDS encoding site-specific integrase — translation MPPTRESALTERDFEQLLQATYRLKDTSASLEARAIILIGGRLGLRPGELTHLSGEWIDWQREMIRIPSHHSCEKGQNGGLCGYCRQAVSQQSDSPSDYASLRKKYWQPKTPAAARAVPFHFSSRVHIALEFLDEQHGGWPYSLSTLQRRLDSALKHAPDLRSNATSPHGLRATAASYHAGRGLDMTALRAMFGWKDLETAQQYLNVDGAMTRRALTSIH, via the coding sequence ATGCCACCGACACGCGAAAGCGCACTCACTGAACGAGATTTCGAACAACTACTTCAAGCCACATACCGACTAAAGGACACTAGTGCAAGTTTAGAGGCACGTGCAATCATCCTTATTGGTGGACGGTTAGGACTTCGCCCAGGCGAACTTACACATCTATCTGGGGAATGGATCGATTGGCAACGAGAGATGATTCGAATTCCGAGCCACCATTCATGTGAGAAAGGGCAAAACGGCGGCTTGTGCGGATACTGCCGCCAAGCGGTTAGTCAGCAATCAGATTCGCCCAGTGATTATGCATCACTCAGGAAAAAATACTGGCAACCAAAAACACCTGCAGCAGCTCGTGCTGTACCTTTTCATTTCTCATCTCGGGTCCATATTGCATTAGAGTTTTTAGACGAGCAACACGGAGGATGGCCGTATTCATTGTCGACACTTCAACGTCGACTCGATAGCGCGCTAAAACATGCTCCAGATCTACGCTCAAATGCTACATCACCGCATGGGCTCAGAGCAACTGCAGCATCTTATCATGCAGGTCGTGGGTTAGATATGACAGCTCTTCGGGCGATGTTCGGCTGGAAAGATCTTGAAACCGCCCAACAATATTTGAATGTGGATGGAGCGATGACTCGGCGAGCACTCACTAGTATACACTGA
- a CDS encoding DEAD/DEAH box helicase — protein sequence MSLQNVSWEPVYESEFRTNRILMERFYRPFLDEIIRYDRLAGYLSLRSLAHALEGVDSLLETDGTVRVIAGADLQKREKGAMFPDADEPLAPWVESQLTIIATLLDRGDLKIKVGDPKGGDGLFHPKLGIGVDREGNKISFEGSINETLSAWQYNYERFKVHRSWSRGEAKYVEEDVSTFNALWNGFHPSVDVFELDEAARQDLIDWKDTDGSLEEHVERVKNHDPQTTVPEDDTAGVVSIAGRTPGGIHLAEEISTVTPWPHQRTISDTAVSIYPNNLLFCDEVGLGKTIEAGLTLSRLMQVGEAEQALFLVPAGLVQQWQNELLDRFNIHAYYHERSYDGDYMIGPLGDTEDHRIPTSGAADANAWENTPIGSFVTERDEPTVVIESWHTARREGNQAHVAPRIDESVWDLTVVDEAHSAREETKLYDLLGQAEETSRCLYALTATPMQLNVGELYDLLRLCDLPEGWDDKDRFVEFFETRQALEDSLSTVGFRYQNVADGQQQVLQQFQKELDLEEDEGRPRIERFGRLIHEHLTSNPGYNEQAKELVEETETESIQQRKALEKLVGVREISPRFDDPRSLIFDCGPTEWSALVEASQCATPVQSRIFRNTRAVLEQCQDLGLLDDTVPTRDVETKRIELGDAAPLYDQVEQYIDETYKQSQKVLTGKEKLALGFVMTTYRQRLTSSLHAIKQSLQRRMEKLDEKVEDMTEEVSELSRDAGVTEATIDEAIGQASLDAYQPSSRGAADVIQAERTALQEFVDDLRQAHTDPKVAQLRRDIRSLRQSARDNIIIFTQYHDTLKHIRETLTDTHPNVGTYSGGGGMQYDETTGEWVNVGKEAIKRDFTDGDTNILICTDSASEGLNLQTADALINFDLPWNPMRVEQRIGRIDRIGQKNEVVKIINYAYKDSIDGDIYEELEGRLQLFENVVGPMRPVLNSIEQDIKDAVMGSSGSEDARRPSEQVVEEADSRAKRAQEKAEETGLAGEPEEVSTKEAIIESSGLDGWEPYCYPAFDEIGTGDRSYEPLVSLETIETQLTQSDRLEETEWSFTALRNHARADDFEDIVDDVYVLELPEEGTVAMPESLGETAQAELGGGSGVVVTFNPEIAEQFPSIRLLLPGDPLFEALVREAAPAEVDNVEFVCGQRGESGSSVSRSSQVAEAKQAAVVEPAVTSEGVKNLLGGPNSISNINDAEQAVLNWLSQIRISN from the coding sequence ATGAGTCTCCAGAATGTCTCGTGGGAGCCGGTATACGAGAGTGAGTTCCGGACCAATCGGATACTCATGGAGCGGTTCTACCGGCCGTTCCTCGACGAGATTATCCGATATGACCGTCTCGCCGGCTATCTCAGTTTGCGCAGTCTGGCACACGCTCTCGAAGGCGTTGACTCCCTGCTTGAAACCGATGGGACAGTACGTGTTATCGCTGGAGCTGACCTCCAGAAACGCGAGAAGGGTGCGATGTTTCCCGATGCCGATGAACCCCTCGCACCGTGGGTGGAATCTCAGCTCACCATCATCGCCACCCTACTTGACCGTGGTGACCTCAAAATCAAAGTTGGCGATCCGAAAGGCGGTGATGGACTCTTTCACCCGAAGCTCGGCATCGGCGTGGATCGCGAGGGCAATAAAATCAGCTTCGAGGGGAGCATCAACGAGACGCTCAGCGCGTGGCAGTACAACTACGAGCGCTTCAAAGTGCATCGCTCCTGGAGTCGCGGCGAAGCAAAGTACGTCGAGGAAGACGTCTCGACGTTCAACGCGCTCTGGAACGGCTTCCACCCCTCAGTCGACGTCTTCGAGCTCGACGAAGCTGCACGCCAGGACCTCATCGACTGGAAGGACACAGACGGCTCGCTCGAGGAACACGTCGAACGCGTCAAGAATCACGACCCCCAGACGACGGTTCCCGAAGACGATACCGCCGGCGTTGTCTCAATCGCCGGACGAACACCAGGAGGGATCCATCTTGCAGAGGAAATCAGCACTGTCACGCCCTGGCCCCACCAAAGAACGATCTCCGATACAGCAGTCAGTATCTATCCGAATAACCTCTTATTCTGTGACGAGGTTGGCCTCGGCAAAACCATCGAAGCAGGCCTGACGCTCTCACGGCTGATGCAGGTCGGAGAGGCTGAGCAGGCACTGTTTCTGGTTCCTGCAGGGTTGGTTCAGCAGTGGCAGAACGAACTCCTCGACCGCTTCAATATCCACGCCTACTATCACGAACGTTCGTATGACGGCGATTACATGATCGGTCCTCTCGGAGACACAGAGGATCACCGAATTCCCACATCCGGAGCGGCCGACGCCAACGCGTGGGAGAACACGCCGATTGGTTCGTTCGTTACGGAGAGAGATGAGCCAACCGTCGTAATCGAGTCGTGGCATACCGCCCGCCGCGAAGGTAATCAGGCACACGTCGCCCCACGTATCGATGAGAGTGTGTGGGATCTCACGGTCGTCGACGAGGCGCACAGTGCTCGCGAGGAGACGAAACTCTACGACCTGCTCGGACAGGCCGAAGAGACCTCCCGGTGTCTCTACGCTCTCACAGCGACGCCCATGCAGCTGAATGTTGGCGAGCTCTACGATCTCCTTCGACTGTGCGATCTCCCAGAGGGTTGGGACGACAAGGACCGATTCGTCGAGTTCTTCGAAACACGGCAGGCACTCGAAGATAGCCTCAGTACCGTCGGCTTTCGCTATCAGAATGTAGCTGATGGACAACAACAAGTCCTCCAGCAGTTCCAGAAAGAGCTCGATCTGGAGGAGGACGAAGGCCGACCAAGAATCGAACGGTTCGGGAGACTCATTCACGAACACCTCACGTCGAATCCCGGCTACAACGAGCAGGCGAAGGAGCTAGTCGAGGAGACGGAGACGGAGTCAATTCAACAGCGGAAAGCCCTCGAAAAGCTCGTCGGCGTGCGCGAAATCTCACCCCGATTTGACGATCCGCGCTCGCTCATTTTCGACTGCGGGCCAACGGAGTGGAGCGCCCTAGTGGAGGCATCTCAGTGTGCGACACCGGTTCAGTCCCGCATCTTCCGGAATACTCGAGCGGTCTTGGAGCAGTGTCAGGATCTCGGACTGCTCGACGATACGGTTCCGACTCGGGATGTTGAGACAAAACGGATCGAACTGGGTGATGCAGCCCCACTGTACGACCAGGTAGAGCAGTATATTGATGAGACGTATAAGCAGTCGCAGAAGGTCCTGACCGGGAAGGAGAAGCTCGCATTAGGCTTCGTGATGACCACGTATCGTCAGCGGCTGACGAGCAGTCTCCACGCCATCAAGCAGAGCCTCCAACGCCGGATGGAGAAGCTCGACGAGAAGGTTGAGGACATGACCGAGGAGGTCTCCGAGCTTAGTAGGGATGCCGGAGTGACGGAGGCGACAATCGACGAGGCGATTGGCCAAGCATCCCTCGACGCCTATCAGCCGAGTAGTCGTGGCGCGGCTGACGTGATTCAGGCGGAGAGGACGGCCCTCCAAGAGTTCGTGGACGATCTCAGGCAGGCCCACACCGATCCGAAGGTAGCGCAGTTGCGCCGCGACATTCGCTCACTCCGTCAGAGCGCCCGTGATAACATCATCATCTTCACGCAATATCACGATACGCTCAAGCACATCCGTGAGACCCTGACAGACACGCATCCGAACGTCGGTACCTACAGTGGTGGTGGCGGGATGCAGTACGACGAAACGACTGGCGAGTGGGTGAACGTCGGTAAAGAGGCGATCAAGCGCGATTTCACAGACGGCGATACCAATATCCTGATCTGTACAGACAGCGCGAGTGAGGGTCTGAACCTCCAAACTGCGGATGCGCTGATCAATTTCGATTTACCGTGGAATCCGATGCGGGTTGAACAACGCATCGGTCGAATCGACCGGATTGGCCAGAAGAACGAGGTCGTGAAAATCATCAACTACGCCTACAAGGACAGCATCGACGGCGACATCTACGAGGAACTGGAGGGACGGTTGCAGCTTTTCGAGAACGTGGTTGGGCCGATGCGTCCGGTACTGAACAGCATCGAGCAGGACATCAAAGACGCCGTTATGGGTAGTTCCGGGTCGGAGGACGCAAGAAGGCCCAGTGAGCAAGTCGTCGAAGAAGCGGACTCACGAGCAAAACGTGCCCAGGAGAAAGCCGAGGAGACCGGGCTAGCAGGTGAGCCAGAAGAGGTATCGACGAAAGAGGCGATAATCGAAAGTTCCGGACTTGACGGGTGGGAACCCTATTGCTATCCCGCATTCGATGAGATCGGGACCGGTGATCGGTCGTATGAACCATTGGTGAGCTTAGAGACGATAGAGACACAGCTTACGCAAAGCGACCGCCTCGAAGAGACAGAATGGTCGTTCACTGCCCTCCGGAACCATGCCCGCGCCGACGACTTCGAAGATATCGTTGACGATGTATACGTTCTGGAACTGCCGGAGGAGGGTACAGTAGCAATGCCGGAGTCGCTTGGAGAGACAGCTCAGGCAGAGCTTGGAGGGGGTAGCGGTGTTGTTGTGACGTTCAACCCAGAGATTGCTGAGCAGTTCCCGTCGATTCGGCTGCTCCTACCTGGAGACCCACTATTCGAAGCGCTCGTCCGCGAAGCGGCCCCAGCAGAAGTCGATAATGTGGAGTTCGTCTGTGGTCAGCGTGGAGAGAGTGGATCGTCTGTTTCCCGAAGCAGTCAGGTTGCCGAAGCCAAACAAGCGGCTGTTGTAGAACCAGCAGTAACGAGTGAGGGTGTGAAAAATCTCCTCGGTGGGCCGAACTCGATTTCAAATATTAACGACGCTGAACAGGCTGTTTTGAATTGGTTATCGCAGATTCGGATAAGTAATTAA